In one Oryza glaberrima chromosome 2, OglaRS2, whole genome shotgun sequence genomic region, the following are encoded:
- the LOC127764663 gene encoding gamma-secretase subunit APH1-like isoform X2 — MTVAAGLGYALVALGPAFSLFAGVVARKPFLVLTLLTSTLFWLISLIILSGIWRVFLPIRSGAWWPYAILILTSVAFQEGIRLVFWRLYKKMEEMLDSFADRISKPRLCLTDKMLISLAGGLGHGVAHAVFFCLSLLTPAFGRATFYVEKCSRMPFFLVSAIISLGFLVIHTFSMIIAFNGYDERKRSDQVFVPVVHLIASVMTLINLAPGGCVIGTPLLCVMGAVTLQYCWQMVWRRLSEQQHRQFSS; from the exons atgacggtggcggcggggttaGGGTACGCGCTGGTCGCGCTGGGCCCCGCCTTCTCCCtcttcgccggcgtcgtcgccagGAAGCCCTTCCTCGTCCTCACCCTTCTCACCAg CACTTTATTCTGGCTTATAAGTTTGATAATTCTCTCGGGAATATGGAGGGTATTTCTCCCTATAAGATCAGGAGCTTGGTGGCCGTATGCAATTCTTATCCTTACATCTGTTGCATTTCAAGAAGGCATTCGTCTTGTCTTTTGGAGGCTTTACAA GAAAATGGAAGAGATGCTGGATTCCTTTGCTGATAGAATATCTAAACCGCGCCTCTGTTTGACAGACAAGATGCTAATATCGTTGG CTGGTGGTTTAGGCCATGGAGTGGCTCATGCCGTCTTTTTCTGCCTCAGCCTTTTAACTCCAGCATTCGGCAGAGCCACATTTTATGTTGAAAAGTGCTCAAGGATGCCATTTTTCCTTGTGTCAG CCATTATTTCTCTTGGATTCTTGGTCATCCACACATTCTCAATGATTATTGCTTTTAATGGGTACGACGAGAGAAAGAGAAGTGATCAAGTATTTGTCCCAGTTGTTCATCTGATTGCTTCTGTAATG ACACTAATCAATCTTGCACCTGGGGGCTGCGTAATTGGTACACCACTATTATGCGTCATGGGTGCAGTGACGTTGCAGTACTGCTGGCAAATGGTATGGCGGAGATTATCTGAGCAGCAGCATCGGCAGTTTAGCAGCTAG
- the LOC127762922 gene encoding D-amino-acid transaminase, chloroplastic isoform X3 — protein sequence MPGPSRGAQPLAGLTPSPWCGWGRVPPQAPIGPFCPCVLMMASLSTPPATAGVSPSPRPSLLAYKKAAGLTPSPWCGWRRAAVATAATSSNRTAAPAETIVTGNDVPLLSFAEVAERLDEFHASGTRNQNYMAMYSSIFGGITTNPSAMVIPIDDHMVHRGHGVFDTAAIMNGHLYELEQHLDRFLKSASMAKITLPFDRSTIRSILIQTVSASKCTQGSLRYWLSVGPGDFQLSSAGCANSALYAIVIESPSLPVPAGCKVITSSIPIKSQQFAVMKSVNYLPNALTKVEGEENGGFTGIWLDDEGFVAEGSNMNVGFVTQSKELLMPRFDKILSGCTAKRVLTLAKQLVADGRLSGISSRNVSVQEGKAADEMMLIGSGILVKPVVQWDDQIIGSGKEGPIAQMLFNLILEDMRSGPPSVRIPVSY from the exons ATGCCCGGGCCTTCACGTGGAGCACAGCCGTTGGCTGGGCTCACTCCATCTCCATGGTGCGGGTgggggagggtgccgccgcAAGCTCCAATCGGACCG TTTTGCCCGTGTGTCCTGATGAtggcctctctctccaccccacCTGCTACCGCCGGCGTCTCCCCGTCGCCCCGCCCTTCCCTCCTCGCGTACAAGAAGGCTGCTGGGCTCACCCCATCTCCATGGTGCGggtggaggagggcggcggtggccaccgCAGCCACGAGCTCCAATCGGACCGCCG CACCAGCCGAGACCATTGTCACTGGAAATGATGTCCCTCTCTTGTCTTTTGCTGAG GTTGCAGAAAGGCTTGATGAATTCCATGCATCTGGAACCAGAAATCAAAATTACATGGCCATGTACTCTAGTATTTTTGGTGGAATTACCACAAATCCTTCTGCAATGGTGATACCAATCGATGATCACATGGTCCACAGAGGACATGGTGTTTTTGATACTGCAGCTATTATGAATGG GCACCTCTATGAGTTAGAGCAGCATCTTGACCGCTTCCTGAAGTCTGCATCAATGGCCAAAATCACGCTGCCTTTTGATCGGTCAACAATTCGGAGCATACTTATTCAAACTGTGAGTGCATCAAAATGCACCCAAGGATCACTCAGGTACTGGCTATCTGTTGGACCAGGAGACTTCCAGCTATCTTCAGCTGGTTGTGCAAACTCAGCCCTGTATGCTATTGTCATTGAAAGTCCATCGTTACCAGTACCAGCAGGATGCAAGGTGATCACATCATCGATACCGATAAAATCTCAACAGTTTGCGGTCATGAAAAGTGTAAACTACCTGCCAAATGCACTCACTAAAGTGGAAGGCGAAGAAAATGGTGGATTCACCGGCATATGGTTGGATGACGAGGGTTTCGTAGCAGAGGGTTCCAACATGAATGTTGGCTTCGTGACACAAAGCAAGGAGCTCCTCATGCCCCGTTTCGACAAGATCCTTAGCGGGTGCACGGCAAAACGGGTTCTGACCCTTGCCAAGCAGCTAGTGGCAGATGGAAGGCTCAGCGGGATCAGTTCAAGGAATGTGAGTGTCCAGGAAGGGAAGGCGGCTGATGAGATGATGCTCATTGGTAGTGGTATTCTTGTCAAACCTGTTGTTCAGTGGGATGATCAGATAATTGGCTCAG GCAAAGAAGGCCCAATTGCTCAGATGCTTTTCAACCTCATTCTTGAGGACATGAGATCCGGTCCACCTTCAGTCCGCATCCCTGTCTCCTATTGA
- the LOC127762922 gene encoding D-amino-acid transaminase, chloroplastic isoform X4 has translation MFAGVCLPRASASRFSARPESFAPCPDARAFTWSTAVGWAHSISMVRVGEGAAASSNRTAPAETIVTGNDVPLLSFAEVAERLDEFHASGTRNQNYMAMYSSIFGGITTNPSAMVIPIDDHMVHRGHGVFDTAAIMNGHLYELEQHLDRFLKSASMAKITLPFDRSTIRSILIQTVSASKCTQGSLRYWLSVGPGDFQLSSAGCANSALYAIVIESPSLPVPAGCKVITSSIPIKSQQFAVMKSVNYLPNALTKVEGEENGGFTGIWLDDEGFVAEGSNMNVGFVTQSKELLMPRFDKILSGCTAKRVLTLAKQLVADGRLSGISSRNVSVQEGKAADEMMLIGSGILVKPVVQWDDQIIGSGKEGPIAQMLFNLILEDMRSGPPSVRIPVSY, from the exons at GTTTGCAGGTGTTTGTCTTCCGCGAGCTTCCGCTTCCCGCTTCTCGGCGCGCCCAGAGag TTTTGCCCCGTGTCCTGATGCCCGGGCCTTCACGTGGAGCACAGCCGTTGGCTGGGCTCACTCCATCTCCATGGTGCGGGTgggggagggtgccgccgcAAGCTCCAATCGGACCG CACCAGCCGAGACCATTGTCACTGGAAATGATGTCCCTCTCTTGTCTTTTGCTGAG GTTGCAGAAAGGCTTGATGAATTCCATGCATCTGGAACCAGAAATCAAAATTACATGGCCATGTACTCTAGTATTTTTGGTGGAATTACCACAAATCCTTCTGCAATGGTGATACCAATCGATGATCACATGGTCCACAGAGGACATGGTGTTTTTGATACTGCAGCTATTATGAATGG GCACCTCTATGAGTTAGAGCAGCATCTTGACCGCTTCCTGAAGTCTGCATCAATGGCCAAAATCACGCTGCCTTTTGATCGGTCAACAATTCGGAGCATACTTATTCAAACTGTGAGTGCATCAAAATGCACCCAAGGATCACTCAGGTACTGGCTATCTGTTGGACCAGGAGACTTCCAGCTATCTTCAGCTGGTTGTGCAAACTCAGCCCTGTATGCTATTGTCATTGAAAGTCCATCGTTACCAGTACCAGCAGGATGCAAGGTGATCACATCATCGATACCGATAAAATCTCAACAGTTTGCGGTCATGAAAAGTGTAAACTACCTGCCAAATGCACTCACTAAAGTGGAAGGCGAAGAAAATGGTGGATTCACCGGCATATGGTTGGATGACGAGGGTTTCGTAGCAGAGGGTTCCAACATGAATGTTGGCTTCGTGACACAAAGCAAGGAGCTCCTCATGCCCCGTTTCGACAAGATCCTTAGCGGGTGCACGGCAAAACGGGTTCTGACCCTTGCCAAGCAGCTAGTGGCAGATGGAAGGCTCAGCGGGATCAGTTCAAGGAATGTGAGTGTCCAGGAAGGGAAGGCGGCTGATGAGATGATGCTCATTGGTAGTGGTATTCTTGTCAAACCTGTTGTTCAGTGGGATGATCAGATAATTGGCTCAG GCAAAGAAGGCCCAATTGCTCAGATGCTTTTCAACCTCATTCTTGAGGACATGAGATCCGGTCCACCTTCAGTCCGCATCCCTGTCTCCTATTGA
- the LOC127764663 gene encoding gamma-secretase subunit APH1-like isoform X1, giving the protein MTVAAGLGYALVALGPAFSLFAGVVARKPFLVLTLLTSTLFWLISLIILSGIWRVFLPIRSGAWWPYAILILTSVAFQEGIRLVFWRLYKKMEEMLDSFADRISKPRLCLTDKMLISLAGGLGHGVAHAVFFCLSLLTPAFGRATFYVEKCSRMPFFLVSAIISLGFLVIHTFSMIIAFNGYDERKRSDQVFVPVVHLIASVMHSLFSSYKI; this is encoded by the exons atgacggtggcggcggggttaGGGTACGCGCTGGTCGCGCTGGGCCCCGCCTTCTCCCtcttcgccggcgtcgtcgccagGAAGCCCTTCCTCGTCCTCACCCTTCTCACCAg CACTTTATTCTGGCTTATAAGTTTGATAATTCTCTCGGGAATATGGAGGGTATTTCTCCCTATAAGATCAGGAGCTTGGTGGCCGTATGCAATTCTTATCCTTACATCTGTTGCATTTCAAGAAGGCATTCGTCTTGTCTTTTGGAGGCTTTACAA GAAAATGGAAGAGATGCTGGATTCCTTTGCTGATAGAATATCTAAACCGCGCCTCTGTTTGACAGACAAGATGCTAATATCGTTGG CTGGTGGTTTAGGCCATGGAGTGGCTCATGCCGTCTTTTTCTGCCTCAGCCTTTTAACTCCAGCATTCGGCAGAGCCACATTTTATGTTGAAAAGTGCTCAAGGATGCCATTTTTCCTTGTGTCAG CCATTATTTCTCTTGGATTCTTGGTCATCCACACATTCTCAATGATTATTGCTTTTAATGGGTACGACGAGAGAAAGAGAAGTGATCAAGTATTTGTCCCAGTTGTTCATCTGATTGCTTCTGTAATG CATTCATTGTTTTCTTCATACAAAATATAG
- the LOC127762922 gene encoding D-amino-acid transaminase, chloroplastic isoform X6: MDISAVLAFCILVGAGPSSDWAPAETIVTGNDVPLLSFAEVAERLDEFHASGTRNQNYMAMYSSIFGGITTNPSAMVIPIDDHMVHRGHGVFDTAAIMNGHLYELEQHLDRFLKSASMAKITLPFDRSTIRSILIQTVSASKCTQGSLRYWLSVGPGDFQLSSAGCANSALYAIVIESPSLPVPAGCKVITSSIPIKSQQFAVMKSVNYLPNALTKVEGEENGGFTGIWLDDEGFVAEGSNMNVGFVTQSKELLMPRFDKILSGCTAKRVLTLAKQLVADGRLSGISSRNVSVQEGKAADEMMLIGSGILVKPVVQWDDQIIGSGKEGPIAQMLFNLILEDMRSGPPSVRIPVSY; this comes from the exons ATGGATATAAGTGCGGTACTTGCATTCTGCATTCTTGTTGGTGCGGGTCCCAGTTCGGATTGGG CACCAGCCGAGACCATTGTCACTGGAAATGATGTCCCTCTCTTGTCTTTTGCTGAG GTTGCAGAAAGGCTTGATGAATTCCATGCATCTGGAACCAGAAATCAAAATTACATGGCCATGTACTCTAGTATTTTTGGTGGAATTACCACAAATCCTTCTGCAATGGTGATACCAATCGATGATCACATGGTCCACAGAGGACATGGTGTTTTTGATACTGCAGCTATTATGAATGG GCACCTCTATGAGTTAGAGCAGCATCTTGACCGCTTCCTGAAGTCTGCATCAATGGCCAAAATCACGCTGCCTTTTGATCGGTCAACAATTCGGAGCATACTTATTCAAACTGTGAGTGCATCAAAATGCACCCAAGGATCACTCAGGTACTGGCTATCTGTTGGACCAGGAGACTTCCAGCTATCTTCAGCTGGTTGTGCAAACTCAGCCCTGTATGCTATTGTCATTGAAAGTCCATCGTTACCAGTACCAGCAGGATGCAAGGTGATCACATCATCGATACCGATAAAATCTCAACAGTTTGCGGTCATGAAAAGTGTAAACTACCTGCCAAATGCACTCACTAAAGTGGAAGGCGAAGAAAATGGTGGATTCACCGGCATATGGTTGGATGACGAGGGTTTCGTAGCAGAGGGTTCCAACATGAATGTTGGCTTCGTGACACAAAGCAAGGAGCTCCTCATGCCCCGTTTCGACAAGATCCTTAGCGGGTGCACGGCAAAACGGGTTCTGACCCTTGCCAAGCAGCTAGTGGCAGATGGAAGGCTCAGCGGGATCAGTTCAAGGAATGTGAGTGTCCAGGAAGGGAAGGCGGCTGATGAGATGATGCTCATTGGTAGTGGTATTCTTGTCAAACCTGTTGTTCAGTGGGATGATCAGATAATTGGCTCAG GCAAAGAAGGCCCAATTGCTCAGATGCTTTTCAACCTCATTCTTGAGGACATGAGATCCGGTCCACCTTCAGTCCGCATCCCTGTCTCCTATTGA
- the LOC127762922 gene encoding D-amino-acid transaminase, chloroplastic isoform X2 yields MKGGRRQMARKTAPETERRGVRRRSRLLLPDISRRPRRFAGVCLPRASASRFSARPESFAPCPDARAFTWSTAVGWAHSISMVRVGEGAAASSNRTAPAETIVTGNDVPLLSFAEVAERLDEFHASGTRNQNYMAMYSSIFGGITTNPSAMVIPIDDHMVHRGHGVFDTAAIMNGHLYELEQHLDRFLKSASMAKITLPFDRSTIRSILIQTVSASKCTQGSLRYWLSVGPGDFQLSSAGCANSALYAIVIESPSLPVPAGCKVITSSIPIKSQQFAVMKSVNYLPNALTKVEGEENGGFTGIWLDDEGFVAEGSNMNVGFVTQSKELLMPRFDKILSGCTAKRVLTLAKQLVADGRLSGISSRNVSVQEGKAADEMMLIGSGILVKPVVQWDDQIIGSGKEGPIAQMLFNLILEDMRSGPPSVRIPVSY; encoded by the exons ATGaagggagggaggcggcagatggcgaggaagacggcgccggagacagagaggagaggagttcgCCGCCGGTCGAGGCTTCTCCTTCCTGACATcagccgtcgcccgcgccg GTTTGCAGGTGTTTGTCTTCCGCGAGCTTCCGCTTCCCGCTTCTCGGCGCGCCCAGAGag TTTTGCCCCGTGTCCTGATGCCCGGGCCTTCACGTGGAGCACAGCCGTTGGCTGGGCTCACTCCATCTCCATGGTGCGGGTgggggagggtgccgccgcAAGCTCCAATCGGACCG CACCAGCCGAGACCATTGTCACTGGAAATGATGTCCCTCTCTTGTCTTTTGCTGAG GTTGCAGAAAGGCTTGATGAATTCCATGCATCTGGAACCAGAAATCAAAATTACATGGCCATGTACTCTAGTATTTTTGGTGGAATTACCACAAATCCTTCTGCAATGGTGATACCAATCGATGATCACATGGTCCACAGAGGACATGGTGTTTTTGATACTGCAGCTATTATGAATGG GCACCTCTATGAGTTAGAGCAGCATCTTGACCGCTTCCTGAAGTCTGCATCAATGGCCAAAATCACGCTGCCTTTTGATCGGTCAACAATTCGGAGCATACTTATTCAAACTGTGAGTGCATCAAAATGCACCCAAGGATCACTCAGGTACTGGCTATCTGTTGGACCAGGAGACTTCCAGCTATCTTCAGCTGGTTGTGCAAACTCAGCCCTGTATGCTATTGTCATTGAAAGTCCATCGTTACCAGTACCAGCAGGATGCAAGGTGATCACATCATCGATACCGATAAAATCTCAACAGTTTGCGGTCATGAAAAGTGTAAACTACCTGCCAAATGCACTCACTAAAGTGGAAGGCGAAGAAAATGGTGGATTCACCGGCATATGGTTGGATGACGAGGGTTTCGTAGCAGAGGGTTCCAACATGAATGTTGGCTTCGTGACACAAAGCAAGGAGCTCCTCATGCCCCGTTTCGACAAGATCCTTAGCGGGTGCACGGCAAAACGGGTTCTGACCCTTGCCAAGCAGCTAGTGGCAGATGGAAGGCTCAGCGGGATCAGTTCAAGGAATGTGAGTGTCCAGGAAGGGAAGGCGGCTGATGAGATGATGCTCATTGGTAGTGGTATTCTTGTCAAACCTGTTGTTCAGTGGGATGATCAGATAATTGGCTCAG GCAAAGAAGGCCCAATTGCTCAGATGCTTTTCAACCTCATTCTTGAGGACATGAGATCCGGTCCACCTTCAGTCCGCATCCCTGTCTCCTATTGA
- the LOC127762922 gene encoding D-amino-acid transaminase, chloroplastic isoform X5: MMASLSTPPATAGVSPSPRPSLLAYKKAAGLTPSPWCGWRRAAVATAATSSNRTAAPAETIVTGNDVPLLSFAEVAERLDEFHASGTRNQNYMAMYSSIFGGITTNPSAMVIPIDDHMVHRGHGVFDTAAIMNGHLYELEQHLDRFLKSASMAKITLPFDRSTIRSILIQTVSASKCTQGSLRYWLSVGPGDFQLSSAGCANSALYAIVIESPSLPVPAGCKVITSSIPIKSQQFAVMKSVNYLPNALTKVEGEENGGFTGIWLDDEGFVAEGSNMNVGFVTQSKELLMPRFDKILSGCTAKRVLTLAKQLVADGRLSGISSRNVSVQEGKAADEMMLIGSGILVKPVVQWDDQIIGSGKEGPIAQMLFNLILEDMRSGPPSVRIPVSY, from the exons ATGAtggcctctctctccaccccacCTGCTACCGCCGGCGTCTCCCCGTCGCCCCGCCCTTCCCTCCTCGCGTACAAGAAGGCTGCTGGGCTCACCCCATCTCCATGGTGCGggtggaggagggcggcggtggccaccgCAGCCACGAGCTCCAATCGGACCGCCG CACCAGCCGAGACCATTGTCACTGGAAATGATGTCCCTCTCTTGTCTTTTGCTGAG GTTGCAGAAAGGCTTGATGAATTCCATGCATCTGGAACCAGAAATCAAAATTACATGGCCATGTACTCTAGTATTTTTGGTGGAATTACCACAAATCCTTCTGCAATGGTGATACCAATCGATGATCACATGGTCCACAGAGGACATGGTGTTTTTGATACTGCAGCTATTATGAATGG GCACCTCTATGAGTTAGAGCAGCATCTTGACCGCTTCCTGAAGTCTGCATCAATGGCCAAAATCACGCTGCCTTTTGATCGGTCAACAATTCGGAGCATACTTATTCAAACTGTGAGTGCATCAAAATGCACCCAAGGATCACTCAGGTACTGGCTATCTGTTGGACCAGGAGACTTCCAGCTATCTTCAGCTGGTTGTGCAAACTCAGCCCTGTATGCTATTGTCATTGAAAGTCCATCGTTACCAGTACCAGCAGGATGCAAGGTGATCACATCATCGATACCGATAAAATCTCAACAGTTTGCGGTCATGAAAAGTGTAAACTACCTGCCAAATGCACTCACTAAAGTGGAAGGCGAAGAAAATGGTGGATTCACCGGCATATGGTTGGATGACGAGGGTTTCGTAGCAGAGGGTTCCAACATGAATGTTGGCTTCGTGACACAAAGCAAGGAGCTCCTCATGCCCCGTTTCGACAAGATCCTTAGCGGGTGCACGGCAAAACGGGTTCTGACCCTTGCCAAGCAGCTAGTGGCAGATGGAAGGCTCAGCGGGATCAGTTCAAGGAATGTGAGTGTCCAGGAAGGGAAGGCGGCTGATGAGATGATGCTCATTGGTAGTGGTATTCTTGTCAAACCTGTTGTTCAGTGGGATGATCAGATAATTGGCTCAG GCAAAGAAGGCCCAATTGCTCAGATGCTTTTCAACCTCATTCTTGAGGACATGAGATCCGGTCCACCTTCAGTCCGCATCCCTGTCTCCTATTGA
- the LOC127762922 gene encoding D-amino-acid transaminase, chloroplastic isoform X1 gives MQSKDTESTGFRHACDLNRLGNLEGTVYERERRSWIALIVDIAEEVRQRMLAETKFCPCVLMMASLSTPPATAGVSPSPRPSLLAYKKAAGLTPSPWCGWRRAAVATAATSSNRTAAPAETIVTGNDVPLLSFAEVAERLDEFHASGTRNQNYMAMYSSIFGGITTNPSAMVIPIDDHMVHRGHGVFDTAAIMNGHLYELEQHLDRFLKSASMAKITLPFDRSTIRSILIQTVSASKCTQGSLRYWLSVGPGDFQLSSAGCANSALYAIVIESPSLPVPAGCKVITSSIPIKSQQFAVMKSVNYLPNALTKVEGEENGGFTGIWLDDEGFVAEGSNMNVGFVTQSKELLMPRFDKILSGCTAKRVLTLAKQLVADGRLSGISSRNVSVQEGKAADEMMLIGSGILVKPVVQWDDQIIGSGKEGPIAQMLFNLILEDMRSGPPSVRIPVSY, from the exons ATGCAAAGTAAAGACACAGAATCCACAGGGTTTCGACACGCTTGTGATCTTAATCGCTTGGGGAATTTGGAAGGAACAGTATACGAACGCGAGAGAAGGAGCTGGATAGCCCTAATCGTGGACATCGCGGAGGAAGTGCGCCAACGGATGCTAGCCGAGACTAAG TTTTGCCCGTGTGTCCTGATGAtggcctctctctccaccccacCTGCTACCGCCGGCGTCTCCCCGTCGCCCCGCCCTTCCCTCCTCGCGTACAAGAAGGCTGCTGGGCTCACCCCATCTCCATGGTGCGggtggaggagggcggcggtggccaccgCAGCCACGAGCTCCAATCGGACCGCCG CACCAGCCGAGACCATTGTCACTGGAAATGATGTCCCTCTCTTGTCTTTTGCTGAG GTTGCAGAAAGGCTTGATGAATTCCATGCATCTGGAACCAGAAATCAAAATTACATGGCCATGTACTCTAGTATTTTTGGTGGAATTACCACAAATCCTTCTGCAATGGTGATACCAATCGATGATCACATGGTCCACAGAGGACATGGTGTTTTTGATACTGCAGCTATTATGAATGG GCACCTCTATGAGTTAGAGCAGCATCTTGACCGCTTCCTGAAGTCTGCATCAATGGCCAAAATCACGCTGCCTTTTGATCGGTCAACAATTCGGAGCATACTTATTCAAACTGTGAGTGCATCAAAATGCACCCAAGGATCACTCAGGTACTGGCTATCTGTTGGACCAGGAGACTTCCAGCTATCTTCAGCTGGTTGTGCAAACTCAGCCCTGTATGCTATTGTCATTGAAAGTCCATCGTTACCAGTACCAGCAGGATGCAAGGTGATCACATCATCGATACCGATAAAATCTCAACAGTTTGCGGTCATGAAAAGTGTAAACTACCTGCCAAATGCACTCACTAAAGTGGAAGGCGAAGAAAATGGTGGATTCACCGGCATATGGTTGGATGACGAGGGTTTCGTAGCAGAGGGTTCCAACATGAATGTTGGCTTCGTGACACAAAGCAAGGAGCTCCTCATGCCCCGTTTCGACAAGATCCTTAGCGGGTGCACGGCAAAACGGGTTCTGACCCTTGCCAAGCAGCTAGTGGCAGATGGAAGGCTCAGCGGGATCAGTTCAAGGAATGTGAGTGTCCAGGAAGGGAAGGCGGCTGATGAGATGATGCTCATTGGTAGTGGTATTCTTGTCAAACCTGTTGTTCAGTGGGATGATCAGATAATTGGCTCAG GCAAAGAAGGCCCAATTGCTCAGATGCTTTTCAACCTCATTCTTGAGGACATGAGATCCGGTCCACCTTCAGTCCGCATCCCTGTCTCCTATTGA
- the LOC127763453 gene encoding uncharacterized protein LOC127763453, protein MALLGDALRQAFMPRRAYAALRDEERALPRLRRPLAAAAGACVAAAVAAAAGVSLGIVFPAEPAERPFCRERRMLEALPAAASSREEEPEAYRYRGGAFYMTTAEAADFYWMVVFVPSALLFAVSSAYLVSGISVAYAAPRRHPLICVVENNFCASKRGGVRCLAILNAVFAVIFGLMAIILGSTLLALGSSCSVPLFWCYEITAWGLVILYAGTAFFLRRKAAVILDEGDYTPHNVGLEMLETTIEVTPEMQRRINDGFKSWMGPSTLSSDDEEEASDDYIEHNVPIPTASVQVRQENDLES, encoded by the exons ATGGCGCTGCTGGGCGACGCGCTGCGGCAGGCGTTCATGCCGCGGCGGGCGTACGCGGCGCTGCGGGACGAGGAGCGCGCGCTGCCGCGGCTCCGCCGCccgctggcggcggccgcgggggcgtgcgtggcggccgcggtggccgccgcggccggggtCAGCCTCGGGATCGTGTTCCCCGCCGAGCCCGCGGAGCGGCCCTTCTGCCGCGAGCGCCGCATGCTGGAGGCCCTCCCCGCCGCGGCCAGCAGCAGGGAGGAGGAGCCCGAGGCGTACCGGTACCGCGGCGGGGCCTTCTACATGAccaccgccgaggccgccgactTCTACTGGATGGTCGTCTTCGTCCCGTCCGCCCTCCTCTTCGCCGTCTCGTCTGCCTACCTTGTATCTG GCATATCTGTTGCATATGCTGCTCCAAGAAGACATCCATTGATTTGTGTCGTCGAGAATAACTTCTGTGCTTCTAAAAGAG GTGGTGTGCGTTGCTTGGCTATACTAAATGCAGTTTTTGCTGTCATATTTGGTCTCATGGCAATTATTCTTGGATCAACGCTTCTGGCTCTTGGAAGTAGTTGTTCTGTTCCTCTCTTCTGGTGCTATGAAATTACAGCATGGGGTTTGGTAATCCTATATGCTGGCACTGCCTTCTTCTTGAGAAGGAAAGCTGCGGTGATCCTTGATGAGGGTGATTACACTCCCCACAATGTGGGTCTAGAAATGCTGGAGACAACAATAGAAGTAACCCCAGAGATGCAGAGGCGAATTAATGATGGTTTCAAGTCATGGATGGGGCCGTCTACTCTATcttctgatgatgaggaggaagcTTCGGATGACTATATAGAGCACAATGTGCCTATCCCAACTGCGTCAGTTCAAGTCAGGCAAGAGAATGATCTAGAGAGTTGA